From Amia ocellicauda isolate fAmiCal2 chromosome 12, fAmiCal2.hap1, whole genome shotgun sequence, a single genomic window includes:
- the slc8a4a gene encoding solute carrier family 8 member 4a, producing MSRPSSKTHCPRLLLLAPAMLVLALTPVCGAGEIQAPVGGGRGNCSRAASGCSDGVVLPVWNPQDPSVGDKVARAIVYFVALIYMFLGMSIIADRFMSSIEVITSQEKEITVKKPNGETTTTTVRIWNETVSNLTLMALGSSAPEILLSVIEVCGHQFEAGDLGPSTIVGSAAFNMFVIIAICVYVVPDGETRKIKHLRVFFVTAAWSIFAYVWLYIILSVSSPGVVEVWEAVLTFFFFPLCVLQAWVADRRLLFYKYVRKRYRVDKHRGIIVETEGGDGPFAKLDIEMDGQPALNSHKEALDGMLCGGGEDGVGGGGGGRDQEDEARRDMARTLKELKQKHPDKDMEQLIEMANYQVLIQQQKSRAFYRIQATRMMIGAGNILKKHAADQARKVVSCHEPRAEEEDPSTIRVAFEPSHYQCFENCGSLTLAVGRRGGELECTVKVDYRTEDGTANAGSDYEFAEGTLVFKPGETLKEITVGIIDDDIFEEDEHFYVHLSNVRVVWPEPGGGDSGAPPLTSATSNVASTPSLLLATTPPPPKAVLGAAHTATVTIFDDDHAGIFTFESESTRVSESVGVMRVKVQRTSGARGTVALPYRTVEGTAKGGEDYEEVAGKLEFLNDETMKVIEVKIIDDEEYEKNKTFTIELGEPVLLEIGQKHGDTNENRVGGTEEEEVSRMGCPSLGENTRLEVIIEESYEFKSTVDKLIKKTNLALVVGSSSWREQFVSAVTVSAGDDDEEESGEERLPSCFDYIMHFLTVFWKVLFAFVPPTEYWNGWACFLVSISLIGLLTAVTGDLASHFGCTVGLKDSVTAVVFVALGTSVPDTFASKVAAIQDQYADASIGNVTGSNAVNVFLGIGVAWTIAAVYWRSQGKDFRVDPGSLAFSVTLFTIFAFVSISVLMYRRRPGVAGAELGGPRTVKLVTTMLFLFLWLLYVLLASLEAYCHVPGF from the exons ATGTCACGTCCCTCTTCCAAGACGCACTGCCCCCGGCTGCTCCTATTGGCCCCTGCCATGCTGGTCCTGGCCCTGACTCCGGTGTGCGGCGCCGGCGAGATCCAGGCACCGGTCGGCGGGGGGAGGGGCAACTGCTCGAGGGCGGCGTCGGGCTGCTCGGACGGGGTGGTGCTGCCCGTGTGGAACCCCCAGGACCCATCAGTAGGGGACAAGGTGGCGCGGGCCATTGTGTACTTCGTGGCACTCATCTACATGTTCCTGGGGATGTCCATCATCGCTGACCGGTTCATGTCCTCCATCGAGGTCATCACCTCGCAGGAGAAGGAGATCACGGTCAAGAAGCCCAATGGcgagaccaccaccaccaccgtgCGCATCTGGAACGAGACGGTCTCCAACCTCACCCTCATGGCGCTGGGCTCCTCTGCCCCCGAGATCCTGCTGTCTGTGATCGAGGTGTGCGGGCACCAGTTTGAGGCCGGCGACCTGGGGCCCTCCACCATCGTGGGCAGCGCCGCCTTCAACATGTTCGTCATCATCGCCATCTGCGTCTACGTGGTGCCTGACGGCGAGACACGCAAGATCAAACACCTGCGTGTGTTCTTTGTCACAGCCGCCTGGAGCATCTTCGCCTACGTGTGGCTCTACATCATCCTATCCGTGTCCTCCCCAGGCGTGGTGGAGGTGTGGGAGGCGGTGCtcaccttcttcttcttcccccTATGCGTGCTGCAGGCCTGGGTGGCCGACCGGCGCCTGCTCTTCTACAAGTACGTGCGCAAGCGTTACCGGGTGGACAAGCATCGTGGCATCATCGTGGAGACAGAAGGCGGGGACGGGCCCTTCGCCAAGTTGGATATCGAGATGGACGGCCAGCCAGCGCTCAACTCACACAAGGAGGCGCTGGACGGGATGCTGTGTGGCGGGGGTGAGGACGGGGTGGGAGGAGGCGGCGGCGGGAGGGACCAGGAAGACGAGGCGCGGCGGGACATGGCACGCACGCTGAAGGAGTTGAAGCAGAAGCACCCGGACAAGGATATGGAGCAGCTGATCGAGATGGCCAACTACCAGGTGCTGATCCAGCAACAGAAGAGCCGGGCCTTCTACCGCATCCAGGCCACCCGCATGATGATCGGTGCTGGCAACATCTTAAAGAAGCACGCGGCCGACCAGGCACGCAAGGTGGTGAGCTGCCACGAGCCACGGGCAGAGGAGGAGGACCCGAGCACCATCCGCGTGGCCTTTGAGCCCTCCCACTACCAATGCTTTGAGAACTGCGGTTCACTCACCCTGGCCGTGGGCCGGCGGGGGGGTGAACTGGAATGCACGGTCAAGGTGGACTACCGCACGGAGGATGGCACAGCCAACGCGGGCTCCGACTACGAGTTCGCTGAGGGCACACTGGTCTTCAAGCCGGGCGAGACGCTGAAGGAGATCACCGTGGGCATCATTGATGACGACATCTTCGAGGAGGACGAGCACTTCTATGTCCACCTCAGCAATGTCCGTGTGGTCTGGCCAGAGCCGGGAGGGGGAGATTCGGGGGCCCCCCCCCTCACCTCTGCCACTTCTAACGTCGCGTCCACCCCCTCCCTGCTCCTGGCCACCACCCCGCCCCCGCCCAAGGCTGTGCTGGGTGCTGCCCACACCGCCACCGTCACCATCTTCGATGACGACCATGCTGGCATTTTCACCTTCGAGAGCGAGAGCACGCGGGTGAGCGAGAGCGTGGGCGTTATGCGAGTCAAGGTGCAGCGCACCTCGGGTGCCCGGGGCACCGTGGCGCTGCCCTATCGCACAGTGGAGGGCACAGCCAAGGGCGGAGAGGACTACGAGGAGGTGGCGGGCAAGCTGGAGTTCCTCAACGACGAAACCAT GAAGGTGATCGAGGTAAAGATCATCGATGACGAAGAGTATGAGAAGAACAAGACCTTCACCATCGAGCTGGGCGAGCCGGTGCTTCTGGAGATCGGGCAGAAGCATg GTGACACCAATGAGAACCGTGTAGGGGgcactgaggaggaggaggtgtcCAGGATGGGCTGCCCCAGCCTGGGGGAGAACACGCGCCTTGAGGTCATCATCGAGGAGTCCTACGAGTTCAAG AGCACGGTGGACAAGCTGATAAAGAAGACGAACCTGGCCCTGGTGGTGGGCAGCAGCAGCTGGAGGGAGCAgtttgtcagtgcagtgaccgtCAGCGCCG gCGATGACGATGAGGAGGAGAGCGGCGAGGAGCGCCTGCCCTCTTGCTTTGATTACATCATGCACTTCCTGACGGTGTTCTGGAAGGTCCTTTTTGCCTTTGTGCCACCCACTGAGTACTGGAACGGCTGGGCCTGCTTCCTGGTGTCCATCTCGCTGATCGGCCTGCTGACCGCGGTGACCGGCGACCTGGCCTCACACTTTGGCTGCACCGTGGGGCTGAAGGACTCGGTCACGGCCGTGGTGTTTGTGGCGCTGGGCACCTCCGTACCCG ACACCTTCGCCAGCAAGGTGGCGGCGATCCAGGACCAGTATGCGGATGCCTCCATCGGCAACGTGACGGGCAGCAATGCGGTCAACGTGTTCCTGGGTATTGGGGTGGCCTGGACCATCGCCGCCGTGTACTGGCGCTCCCAGGGCAAGGACTTCCGGGTCGACCCGGGGTCGCTGGCCTTCTCCGTCACCCTCTTCACCATCTTCGCCTTCGTCAGCATCTCCGTGCTCATGTACCGGAGGCGGCCGGGCGTGGCGGGTGCGGAGCTGGGGGGCCCGCGGACTGTCAAGCTGGTCACTACCATGCTCTTCCTCTTCCTGTGGCTGCTCTACGTGCTGCTGGCATCCCTTGAGGCTTACTGCCATGTCCCGGGCTTCTGA